One stretch of Juglans microcarpa x Juglans regia isolate MS1-56 chromosome 3D, Jm3101_v1.0, whole genome shotgun sequence DNA includes these proteins:
- the LOC121256117 gene encoding chaperone protein dnaJ 15-like codes for MEGMGTSSKMEGSSAPASRRDPYDVLCVSRDSTDQEIKTAYRKLALKYHPDKNAANPEASELFKEVAYSYSILSDPEKKRQYDSSGFEALDADGMDMEIDLSNLGTVNTMFAALFSKLGVPIKTTISANVLEEALNGTVTVRPLPIGTAVSGKVDKQCAHFFGVTINEQQVEAGIVVRVTSTAQSKFKLLYFEQDASVGYGLALQEDSEKNGKVTSAGMYFLHFQVYRMDSTVNALAMAKDPEAAFFKRLEGLQPCEVSELKAGTHIFAVYGDNFFKTATYTIEALCAKSYEDTTEKLKEIEAQILRKRTELRQFETEYRKALTRFQEVTNRYNQEKQSVDELLKQRDNIHSSFSVSNSSLSSSISFSNGSSSKFVGEDSKAESPGEDGNSDGKDKSSKKKWFKRI; via the exons ATGGAGGGAATGGGGACGAGTTCGAAGATGGAAGGATCTTCGGCCCCAGCGAGTCGGCGAGACCCCTATGACGTGCTGTGCGTTTCGAGAGACTCCACCGATCAGGAAATCAAAACTGCCTATCGAAAACTCGCTCTCAA GTATCATCCTGACAAGAATGCCGCCAATCCTGAGGCTTCTGAACTTTTCAAGGAGGTTGCATATTCTTATAGCATCTTATctgacccagagaagaaaaggCAATATGACAGTTCAGGGTTTGAG GCGCTTGATGCTGATGGCATGGACATGGAAATTGACTTGTCTAATCTTGGTACTGTCAACACAATGTTTGCAGCTTTATTCAG CAAGCTGGGTGTCCCTATTAAGACTACGATTTCTGCTAATGTTCTCGAAGAAGCTTTGAATGGTACTGTTACTGTCAGACCCCTTCCAATTGGAACAGCAGTTAGTGGAAAG GTAGACAAGCAATGTGCCCACTTCTTTGGTGTAACAATCAATGAGCAACAAGTGGAGGCTGGGATTGTAGTGAGAGTTACGTCAACTGCACAGAGCAAATTCAAg TTACTCTATTTTGAACAAGATGCAAGTGTTGGTTATGGTTTGGCATTACAG GAAGATAGCGAGAAGAATGGTAAGGTGACATCTGCAGGGATGTACTTCTTACATTTTCAAGTGTACAGAATGGATTCAACTGTGAATGCG CTAGCAATGGCTAAGGACCCTGAAGCTGCTTTCTTTAAAAGGTTGGAAGGTCTTCAACCCTGTGAGGTCTCAGAACTAAAAGCTGGAACTCATATATTCGCCGTTTATG GAGATAATTTTTTCAAGACTGCTACATATACAATTGAGGCTCTTTGTGCAAAGTCATATGAAGACACAACAGAGAAGCTCAAGGAGATTGAGGCTCAGATTTTAAGAAAGAGGACCGAGCTACGTCAATTTGAGACAGAATACAGAAAG GCATTGACACGCTTTCAAGAAGTGACCAATAGATACAACCAGGAAAAACAGTCT GTGGATGAGCTACTGAAACAGCGAGACAATATTCATTCGTCATTCTCTGTATCCAATAGTAGCTTGAGTAGCAGTATTAGTTTTAGTAATGGCAGTAGTAGCAAATTTGTTGGTGAAGATTCAAAGGCAGAGAGTCCTGGGGAAGATGGAAACTCAGATGGCAAGGATAAATCATCGAAAAAGAAATGGTTCAAAAGGATCTGA